In Salmo salar chromosome ssa14, Ssal_v3.1, whole genome shotgun sequence, the sequence agttaacccattgttcctaggcagttattgtaaataagaatttgttcttaactgacttgcctagttaaataaaaaaatatggatGTGTCTGTAAATGCTTCATCATTCTCCATCAGCCAGTGTGCTTCAATAGGACAAAGTGTGCTACCATTATGAATGGTAGTGTACAATATTGTTAGgattgaactggctatttgtttgcatagcctatataatataacggagaagctatgctacaatattaagtatataaactatggataagtcaactgctgaagacaaaAACTAcacccggcaacaggaagtgcgtcacgaggttgggaccagcctgcacgccgacaataggatgagtaagtttataCTGGAACACGGCTGGCATGGAAGCGTGAGAGGCAGCCCaagaaatattttttgggggggcacacgggtagtttggcagggCCAGAGTTGAGACTTAAGCCAACTCTCcgtgcttaccggaggcagcgtggtactggtcaggccccgtgctatggggtgatgagCACGGCGGCGAGGCCGAGTATCCACAGGCTGGTGTGCTCGGTGCCAGCGTCCTGCATTTGCCGGGGGGAAGTGGGCACCCAGCCAGCACGTGCGGTGCAAATCCTGCGCTCGAgatcgccagtgcgcctctacggcccagtgtatcctgttcccgctccccgcactagccctgaggtgcgtgtcttcagtctggcgcctccaaagccagcaccacgcactaaccttccagtgcgtcagcccagtccactacgtcctgttcctgctcctcgcactagccttgaggtgcgtgtctccagtctggtacctccagtaccagccccacgcaccaggcctccagtgcgtcagcccagtctagtacgtcctgttcccgctcctcgcactagccttggggtgcgtgtctccagtctggcgcttcctaagccagccccacgcatcaggccttcagtgcgcagtccccgtccagagcttccgacgacagtgcctcgtccagagcttccggcgacagtgccccgtccagagcttccggcgacagtgccccgtccagagcttccggcgacagtgccccgtccagagcttccggcgacagtgccccgtccagagcttccggcgacagtgccccgtccagagcttccggcgacagtgccccgtagagagacgacccacagtccggagccgagagagacggcccacagtccggagccgagagagacggcccacagtccggagccgagagagacggcccacagtccggagccgagagagacggcccacaattccggagccgagagagacggcccacaattccggagccgagagagacggcccacaattccggagccgagagagagggCCCACAattccggagccgagagagagggCCCACAattccggagccgagagagagggCCCACAattccggagccgagagagagggcccacagtccggagccgagagagtcgccctacagtccggaatcggcgcagcgagagtcgctctacagtccggaatcggcgcagccagagtcgcccttcagcccgaggtctccagcaacgcacatcagcccgaggtcttcagcgatgcgccatagcccagagacttcgggaggggtaatatttaatgggtatttagcgggggtggacaggttaggttggggagtaaggccggagcctgagccacctccatagtaggtgggttggggagggggggtgtagcacaagaaccatcggtgacggtggccaccctcccttccctcccttccctccctttagtttgggattctttttgttttggggttattttggtgttttttgcatccagggtctgcacctttggggggggtggtactgtcacgttctgaccagtaaaggggttatttgtttttgtagtttggtcaggacgtggcagggggtgtttgttttatgtggtttggggtttgttgggctatttattatgtaagaggggtgtttgttttatgtgttccgggtttttttggtctatgttagtgtatttctatgttcagtctagtctatctatttctatgtttagttcattggatggaccttcaattggaggcagctgttcctcgttgcctctgattgaaggtcctatgtataggggtgtttttgtaatgggatttgtgggtagttgtctcctgtttagtgtctatgcacctgataggactgttattgtcgtttgttgttttgtatacgtgttttttttgtttttccttcttttgattaaataaagaagatgagtatgcacattcccgctgcaccttggtccacttcatacgacacccgttacaaactgctttgctttatcttggccaggtcgcaattgtaaatgagaacttgttctcaacttgcctacctggttaaataaaggtgaaataaaagaaaattccttaagtttgggtcagtcacagtggtcaggtattctgccactgtgtactctttgtttcgggccaaatagcattctagtttgctccgtttttttgttaattctttccaatgtgccaagtaattatctttttgttttttcatgatttggttgggtctaattgtgttgctgtcctggggctctgtttgtgtttgtgaacagagcccaagGACCGGCTTTCTTAgtgggctcttctccaggttcatctctctgcaggtgatggctttgttatggaaggtttgggaatcgcttccttttaggtggttatagaatttaacggctcttttctggattttgataattagcgggtattgtTGGAGCAAAACTCATGACTATGATTACATTTCCATTATTAGCAGCATCTAAGCTGTCCACTTTGAAGAGCTGAGACAGAATGGCTATATAAGGAATGGAACATATAGAATCAGGACCTGCTACCATTATAACCTATACAGCTGTCAGATGTGGGCGTTAACAAGCAAGAACTGAGATGAAGAAAGGTCTAGGGAAGCTattttcatatagagggaggggactcTATACGTTATGCAAAGACAGAATCCTATAAAGGCAGGTCTCTGTAATTTGAGAATGTAGTATTTTCATGGAGGGGCTCGGCTTTcctactctgtattaaagtctatattgaattcacagGTTCTAGTAAAAGTGTTATATTTCTGAGTCAATATTCCACCACAGTATCGGCCAcattctgctctgcatgtattatttggtgttttacattgtacacagaggatatttatgcagtctcaatttggtgtttgtctcatttttgtgaattcttgcttggtgagcggaccccagacctcacaaccataaagacaatgggttctataactgattcaagtatttttagccagatcctaattggtatgtcaaatttgatgttccttttgatggcgtagaaggcccttcttgcctcgtctctcagatcgttcacagctttgtggaagttacctgtggcgctgatgtttaggccgacgtatgtatagttttttgtgtgctcttgggcaacagtgtctagatggaatttgtatctgTGGTCCTGGCaattggaccttttttggaacaacattgtttttgtgttactgagatttactgtcagggcccaggtctgaaagaatctgtgcagaatatctaggtgctgctgtaggccctccttggttggggacagaagcatcagatcatcagcaaatagtagacatttgacttcagattctagtagggtgaggccgggtgctgcagactgttttagtaccctcgccaattcattgatatatatgttgaagaaggTGGGGCTTATTAAGCTATATCCCTgcctcaccccacggccctgtgggaagaaatgtgtgtgtttttcccaaggttgctgttgatgcatatcccacggtagttattggggtgaaatttgtctccacttttgtagattggggtgatcagtccttgtgtaacggttgtcgtctggaatggaggaccaaaacgcagcaggaatgtggatgctcatcttgatatttattttaaataaaaagaacaccaaaaacaacaaaacgaagaacgcacgaacaacaaaacagtctcgtCAGGctcacacgcaaaacaagaaacaatctcccaccaacactaaaccaaacacatacccatatataggactcccaatcagaggcaacgagaaaacacctgcctccaattgagagtccaaccccaataaaccagacatcgaaatacaaaagaccagagaacacatagaaatacaaacatagaacattacccaaaaacccggaaataataaatcaaacgccctactaaataaaccaccacctcgaaccacataaaacaaataccctctgccacgtcctgaccaaactacaataacaaataaccctaatactggtcaggacgtgacaccttggCTCCAAATAtttgggaagatgccagagctgagaatGATggtaaagagtttaagtatagccaattggaatttgtggtctgtatattttataatttcattgaggataccatcaaccccacaggcctttttgggttggagggtttgtattttgtcctgtagttcaccCAGTGGCTTCGGgttgtctttaatagttgattctaagatttgtatttgatcatgtatatgtttttgctgtttgttctttgttatagagaaaaaatgatgtcaattagcctatcagaagcttctaaagccatgacataattttctggaattttccaagctgtttaaaggcacagtcaacttagcgtatgtaaacttctgacccactggaattgtgatacagtgaattaaaagtgaaataatctgtctgtaaacaattgttggaaaaattacttgtgtcatgcacaaagcagatgtcctaaccgacttgccaaaactagagtttgttaacaagaaatttgtggagtggttgaaaaacaagttttaatgacgccaacctaagtgtatgtaaacttccaggCTGAATAAACTACTATTCTGAGCAGCCATAACATTACCCCTCCAGGCTGAATAAACTACTGTTCTGACCAGCCGTAACATTACCCCTCCAGGCTGAATAAACTACCGTTCTGACCAGCCGTAACATTACCCCTCCAGGCTGAATAAACTACTGTTCTGACCAGCCGTAACATTACCCCTCCAGGCTGAATAAACTACTGTTCTGACCAGCCGTAACATTACCCCTCCAGGCTGAATAAACTACTGTTCTGACCAGCATAACATTACCCCTCCAGGCTGAATAAATTACTGTTCTGACCAGCCATAATATTACCCCTCCAGGCTGAATAAACTACTGTTCTGACCAGCCATAACattgaagacggctgcacagtactgtcttttatcgatggcggttataatatcgtttagtaccttgagcttggctgaggtgcaccgtgaccagctcggaatccggattgcacagcggagaaggtacggtgggattcgaaatggtcagtgatctgtttattaacttggtttTCGAAGACTTCAGAAAtgacagggcaggatggatataggtctgtaacagtttgggtctagagtgtctcctttgaagagggggatgaccgcggcagctttccaatcttaagggatctcggacgatacaaaagagaggttgaacaaactggtaataggggttgcaacaatggcggcggataattttagagagggtccagattgtctagcccagctgatttgtacgggtccaggttttgcagctctcagaacatctgctatctggattttggtgaaggagaagttggggaggcttgggcaagcaGCTGCGGGGGGtgtggagctgttggccggggtagccaggaggaaagcttggccagccgtagagaaatgcttattgaaattcttgattatcgtggatttatcggtgacaGTGTTAcgtacctagcctcagtgcagtgggcagctgagaggaggtgccCACTGCACTgcaccatggactttacagtgtcccaaaacattttggagttagagctgcaggatgcaaatttctgtttgaaaaagctagtcttcgctttcctgactgactgcgtgtattggttcctgacttccctgaaaagttgcatatcgcggagaCTATTCGATgttagtgcagtccgccacaggatgtttttgtgctggtcgagggcagtcaggtctggagtgaaccaagggatatatctgttcttagttctacattttctgaaaggggcatgcttatttaagatgaggaaattacctttaaagagcgaccaggcatcctcgactgacgggatgaggtcaatatccttccaggatacccgggccaggtcgattagaaaggcctgctcgcagaagtgttttagggagcgtttgacagtgatgaggggtggtcgtttgaccgcggacccatagcggatgcaggcaatgaggcagtgattgctgagctcctgattgaaaacagcagaggtgtatttggagggcaggttggtcaggataagctctatgagggtgcccatgtttacggatttagggttgtacctggtgggttccttgataatttgtgtgagattgagggcatctagcttagattgtaggactgctggggtgttaagcatatcccagtttaggtcacctaacagaacgaactctgaagatagatggggggcaatcaattcacatatggtatccaaagcacagctgggagctgaggggggtctataacaggcggccaCAGTGAGAggcttatttctggagagattcatatttaaaattagaagctcaaactgtttgggcatagacctggaaagtaagcctgcaaagttctgtcaatctctggagtagattgcaactcctccccctttggcagttctatctcaGAATTTtaggtggccttcctaagccaggattcagacacgtcaaggacatcagggttggtggagtgtgctaaagcagtgagtaaaacaaacttagtgtcacgacttccgcaggagtcggtccctctccttgttcgagcggcactcggcgttcgacgtcaccggccttctagccatcgccgatccacttttcatttgacatttcttttgtctttgttttctacacacctggtttcaattcccccattacatgttcattatttaaccctctggtttcccccatgtttgtgtgcgtgtttgttctattGTTCAGGCTGTTACTGACGGCTGGTATATTGTTGCCGGGTTTTGTTATTTACGCCCGTTTATTTCGTGTTACCGTTATTTTTCCCGCACCATagtattgtgtttatactggtgttatcTTGTGttaaataccttgtccacgcatctcagctctcctgcgcctgactcatttcaccagttacccacagccttgacaCTTAGgtaggaggcttctgatgttaacaaaaAAAACCAAAGCTttttcggttacagaagtcaacaattgagagtgcctggggacacgcaggggcTGGGTTAatctccacatcacccgaggaacagaggaggactaggatgtacggctaaaggctatcaaaactggttgtctagtgcgttggggacagagaataaaaggagcagatttctgggcgtggtagaatagattcagggcataatgtacagacaggggtatggtggggtgcgggtacagtggaggtaaacccaggcactgagtgatgataagagaggttgcatctctggacatgctagttatgctgggtgaggtgtgtgtgggaggtgggacaaaggaggtatctgaggcatgttgagtggaaCTACGGGCTCCGaggtaaactaaaacaatgataactatcctaaacaacaatatataaggcatattgacatttgagagacataaagcgaggcataaagaaAGGTGTTGATTGATCCAGTGAAGAGCAATAGAGGGAACAGGGAAGCCGCTACTACGCTAGCACGCGGGAGACACGGCGTTTAAAGTTAAAAGGCCGGGGtaagtagaagcgtctgctccgacaTCCGGCAATggccggttgagggcacagcAGATggagttacgtcggcagaccagtcgtggtggtacggcggggcaccgtgtcgacaaagggtccaggccagatggcgaaagagttacggtagttgtagtaatttcgtttgctagccgggagatgcgcctggctcgcgCCTAACTGGTGCTAGATTCGGGGCAAGggtgttagccactatagccactcggtagcagctagctagcagcgatgatccgatgcataggtccagagcttacggcaaggatccggtggagtagtggatTCAAGCCGTGTTGGAGTAGAGTCCgagagcatcagctgtgtagccgagtgatcactgagtaggccgggaggtggacctggctcagggctagcttcggggctgggtcattaggtggcagctagctagctgtgatgatcaggagtaatggtccagggtttacggcaggaatccggcgttgtagtggagaaaacagtccgatgctggcaagtattatccaggctaaaaaaacatctggtatctgtgcagaaggtaaaggccgctagtagtggctaacaatgactaaatagctagtagctaattagctgctgatggctagctcctgatggaggttctggctataaggtctaaaaaatagcggatccgtgtcacattgagtgaggcgggttaccggaaggtatatttaatttaaaaatggaataGAGATGGAAAATAAAttgaaatgtatacaaaaaaGACGTACACGAGAAGACGACaaaccacgtctgcactgctacgaaATCTTGTACTTTTATTTTGTAGATTAAAACAAGCAATGGTTACAGTACATGTCTTCCTGGCAGAAAACAATACAAGCATGTTAGACTAGCGTATGTAAAACTACAATTTCCATGGAAAGATCTCAGGTTCATTGATTCGATAATCGTAGGTTACATGGATGATGCATCAAACGTAATCATGATCTGCCTAAGAACAGATCTGTATTGAGGAATGTAATAATGAAATATATACTAATTAATATATGAAAACAGACAAATAATACAGATTAGATTAAAAACTTGGATTTTAAGAATAGTATACGCATCACTACTTTCATTACTCGTTATCATCAGTAGTGTAAAGTACTtgtgtaaaatactttaaagtactacataaGTTGTTTTATGGGATACCTGTACCTTACttaactatttatatttgactacttttactccactacattcctaaataaaatgatatactttttactccatacattttccttgacacccaaaatgcttagcaggacaggaaaatggtccaattcaggaaaacatccctagtcatccctactgcttctgatctggaggactcactaaacagagaacatccctggtcatccctactgcctctgatctggaggactcactaaacagagaacatccctggtcatccctactagcctctgatctggaggactcactaaacacaaatgcatcgtttgtaaattatgtctgtgttgcccctggctatccatacattttcaAAACCAGAAAATGGtaccgtctgctttgcttaacataaggattttgaaatgatttacacttttacttctgatacttaaatatatttaaaatgaaatccttttagacttttactcaagtagtattttactgggtgactttcacttttacttgagtaactttctattaaggtatctatacttttactcaaatatgacaacTGGGCACTTTTTCAATTGTCATAGATATCATCCACCTCCATGGCTTCGACCCCTGTGGCGTCGACCCCTGTGGCGTCGCCTTTATCAAAGAGGAACTGGTGGAAGGTTCTCTGCTCTCCCTGATCTGTAGCTGAAGTGTTACTGTTGAACGGCAGCTTCTCCTGAAATGCCTTGACCAGGCTGGCATTATCAGACTGTGTCTTGACTCTTTCCAGCACTACGTCTAATTTCAGACTCCTCTGGCTCAGGAATCCCTGTAGTACATCAACTCTTTTCCTACGCACCGCTTGGATGATGATCTTCTCAAGTATGCCTGACAGGGGAATGGCATACTCTATGACactctgggttttccctcttttACCCTGGTAGGAGTAGCCTGCTGTATGCATAGCTATCAGCTTGCAGTACTCGTTGAAGACCGGAGAGCCAGAGGCACCGTGGAAGAAACAGGTGTCATAAGTAATCTTTTCTGTGTCCGTCAGTAGATGTGTTTTGATGTCCCAGTTCTCCAAATATCTGTTGTTTATGACATAAAAGAATTCCTCATTTTCTGTTACATGTTTTTCTACAGCTTGTTTCCGATCTCCATATTGAATGATAAAGCAGGGGTCTGTCTTTTTCACCCCGCCCTCAGGGTGGCCGATGATGCAGATTCCCCCCTCTTGAGACGGAAAGCTGAAGGTGTCAAGCAAGCTTGAAGGCAAGGTGATGTCAGGACCTGAGCTAAGCTCCAGCAAAGCAAAGTCAAGATTCCCAGAATTAACTTTTCCATAGGCTAGAACCTCACTTTGCACTGGTATCTGCTGCGTTCTCTCATCCAGGTCTTCGAAGTCAAACGTGACTGTTACCGATTGTTGCAGTGTGTTAGTTATCGGCTCATAGATTTGCTCGACAACATGGGCATTTGTAAGGATGAACTTGTCAAACAGAAGGAAGCCAGTTCCTTTTGCATTCCCTTCAATTCTCACCTGACAAACAGAAGCACTCAGCTCTATCAGTCTCTTCACTTTCTTCACCTCTTGGAAGCtctgtgttttctttccaaacTCTACTCTTAAGAATTGGTGCACGTCTGAAGGCTTcttcaaattctctctctctttcatgtgATCTACCAAACCTGCATATTGGGAACGCAGGATATTTAGGATCTCTTTAGAGTTTGGGATCGCTTGCCGTGTTTGCTTCACTACCGGAGATCTACCATCTTTTCCTGCCTCCTTTGACTGCAGCTGTATTTTAACTGTGTCTGGTGTGGTAGGATTCTCAGGAGAGAGAGCTGCTTCCGATGTTCCACCAGCTGGGACGGACAGCTCTTCAGTTGGTGTGTTGTCCCAATCCTCAAGACTATCTGGCTGTGGCTGAGATACACGACGGATACGTTTTACCTTCACGACCTTGATGACGTTTCCTATCAAGACCATCAACTGGCTGGGACATCTCTGTGTCGACACCCGTCTCTGGCTCAGAAAGAACACAGCATGTTTTCAAGATGGTTTTATCAAATCGCCCATCTCTCCTCAAGGCTTGCTTCACCTTTTCCCCTTTGTATCCGTACACACAAACATACTTCACTTTCTTCCTTAGCTCTGGGTTTTTCATTACTTTCGTTTTAATATTTTGTCCACCCTCAGTTTCAACACAGAAAGTCATCAACTTGTCAggttgtattttttggggggggttactcTGTTTGGAATGGGTCTGGGTATCTGAAGAACAGCCGTTTGGAACTTTGATGAAGCTGACTGTCACTAGCTCATTGTTATCAATTAAATGGCAGGGGAAATGTGTACTGACAGCTGCCCTTGGCTCTTTTTCTCTTTGGATGACAATTTCCCGTTTTGTCTTTGTCATGTTCTCTAACTCCCGGCTTGTTCGCAATGCATCCAAGACCGTTCCATGAGTATAGCatgtaactctgcgttgttggtATCCGAAGCGGTATCGGAAGGaatggcttacatcatgtgcttcTTTCTGTGACAGAAGAGATGTAAGTGTTAAGGCTCAGGGGATTAGAACCACAGTCTCCCTCTCAGGAAACCAACGTCAACCACTAGGCCAAGAGGAAATTCCCCCTTGGCCCGAGAGTGACACCGATTTTAAGACGCAGGCAGAGAGTTACTCTGCCTCACCTCCGCTACATCAGCTTGTAAAATAGAAGAATATATTAAAAAGAACTCATAATTTACTATTATTAAAGAACAGATTAGTGTTAAGCAAATACAGGCAGATGAATGCATGTCTAACCTTGATATCAGGATCCTGAGATTGGCTAGATGTTCCTTGCTGGTTGCCCAAGGATTTACTCCGATGAGAACTCTGTAATGCATGAGTTACAACATATACATAAACTACAATTACAAGAAAGGGTCATAGTGGAATCATTTCTGAAGTTTAAATTGTTAGAGGCTAGCGTTGAAAAAATGGAGGCTAGTATAGTAGCGACTGTATTATAAATACTAGTGGGATAGTAGCCGTTAGTGACTGTAGAAGTGGTGAATGGTGGTAGTggaagtatagtagtagtagtggtggtacgctttctcccctgacccatctgtctatctcctcatttcaattccatgctgtcacagtcactagcccattcaagcttaacatccttatcatttatcgccctccaggttcccttggagagttcatcaatgagcttgacgccttgataagttcctttcctgaggatggctcacccctcacagttc encodes:
- the LOC106569698 gene encoding serine protease FAM111A — translated: MVLIGNVIKVVKVKRIRRVSQPQPDSLEDWDNTPTEELSVPAGGTSEAALSPENPTTPDTVKIQLQSKEAGKDGRSPVVKQTRQAIPNSKEILNILRSQYAGLVDHMKERENLKKPSDVHQFLRVEFGKKTQSFQEVKKVKRLIELSASVCQVRIEGNAKGTGFLLFDKFILTNAHVVEQIYEPITNTLQQSVTVTFDFEDLDERTQQIPVQSEVLAYGKVNSGNLDFALLELSSGPDITLPSSLLDTFSFPSQEGGICIIGHPEGGVKKTDPCFIIQYGDRKQAVEKHVTENEEFFYVINNRYLENWDIKTHLLTDTEKITYDTCFFHGASGSPVFNEYCKLIAMHTAGYSYQGKRGKTQSVIEYAIPLSGILEKIIIQAVRRKRVDVLQGFLSQRSLKLDVVLERVKTQSDNASLVKAFQEKLPFNSNTSATDQGEQRTFHQFLFDKGDATGVDATGVEAMEVDDIYDN